A genome region from Nocardia sp. NBC_01730 includes the following:
- a CDS encoding tyrosine-type recombinase/integrase: MLLVSPELADILSAIIQRLRGPDGSIALVVSYDIRERIWNPPMPVLFQRGIGNERRAFTPSAIRKLLINALTATALTDAVGNPLIFQAHDFRRILATDAIMNGLPPHIAQVICGHKTIDTTMGYKAIYPAETIEAHRAFIARRRATRPSEEYRTPTDTEWDAFLAHFEKRKVSVGTCARAFATPCVHEHACVRCSLLRPDPTQRARLEEIHDNLEARIIEAKREGWLGEVEGLQVSYSGVKDKLAQIDATLQRTATVTALGMPDFSSVSGRAFAP, from the coding sequence ATGCTGCTGGTCAGCCCCGAGCTGGCCGACATCCTCAGCGCCATCATCCAACGTTTGCGCGGCCCGGACGGCTCCATCGCGCTGGTCGTCTCTTACGACATCAGGGAACGGATCTGGAACCCGCCGATGCCGGTGCTGTTCCAACGCGGCATCGGCAACGAGCGGCGCGCGTTCACGCCTTCGGCGATCCGCAAACTGCTGATCAACGCGCTCACCGCGACCGCGCTCACCGACGCTGTCGGTAATCCACTGATATTCCAGGCCCACGATTTCCGGAGGATCTTGGCCACCGACGCCATCATGAACGGCCTGCCACCACACATTGCACAGGTCATCTGCGGGCACAAGACGATTGACACGACGATGGGTTACAAGGCCATCTACCCGGCCGAGACGATCGAGGCCCATCGAGCCTTCATCGCCCGCCGCCGAGCCACCCGACCTAGCGAAGAATACCGCACACCGACCGACACGGAATGGGACGCGTTCCTCGCGCATTTCGAGAAGAGGAAGGTGTCGGTCGGCACCTGCGCCCGAGCATTCGCCACGCCCTGCGTCCATGAACACGCTTGTGTGAGGTGCTCGCTCCTGAGACCGGACCCCACTCAACGAGCCAGGCTCGAAGAAATCCACGACAACCTCGAAGCCCGCATCATCGAGGCCAAACGCGAAGGCTGGCTCGGCGAAGTCGAAGGACTCCAAGTCAGCTACAGCGGCGTCAAGGACAAGCTGGCCCAGATCGACGCCACGCTCCAGCGCACCGCAACCGTGACCGCACTCGGCATGCCCGACTTCAGCTCCGTCTCCGGAAGGGCTTTTGCCCCATGA
- a CDS encoding DUF402 domain-containing protein yields the protein MTSFAAGRTIVIRDMIYGRSFTEWPQRVIEDRGNELRVLLIPGTKGLGPALWIKSMRENDPAARGELLQAYARREWEMAPWTWQRNTRLAIMYTDRYFAIAPMWNERGEFRCWYVNFQLPFTRTADGVDTSDLHLDLIVDPDLNCHWKDEDEYVLAIRLGLVPIEWQHAIDAARGQALAMVERRDGPFSEDWRSIPL from the coding sequence GTGACATCCTTCGCCGCAGGTCGAACGATCGTTATCCGAGACATGATCTACGGCAGATCGTTCACCGAGTGGCCGCAACGGGTGATCGAGGACCGCGGCAACGAGCTCCGCGTGCTCCTCATACCGGGGACAAAGGGTCTCGGCCCGGCGTTATGGATCAAGTCGATGCGCGAGAACGACCCCGCGGCTCGCGGCGAACTACTGCAGGCCTATGCCCGCCGGGAATGGGAGATGGCGCCCTGGACCTGGCAGCGCAACACCCGGCTGGCCATCATGTACACCGACCGCTACTTCGCCATCGCGCCGATGTGGAACGAGCGCGGAGAATTCCGCTGCTGGTACGTCAATTTCCAACTCCCCTTCACCCGAACCGCCGATGGCGTCGACACCAGCGATCTGCACCTCGATCTCATCGTCGACCCGGACCTGAACTGCCACTGGAAAGATGAGGACGAGTACGTCCTCGCCATCCGCCTCGGACTGGTGCCGATCGAATGGCAGCATGCCATCGATGCGGCTCGCGGTCAGGCGCTGGCGATGGTCGAGCGCCGCGATGGCCCGTTCAGCGAAGACTGGCGCTCGATACCGTTGTAG
- a CDS encoding alpha/beta fold hydrolase, whose protein sequence is MTEYLTIDGGQIAYDVDGAGPLVVLSHGIGDRRQAYRFLAPKLVAAGYRVAAVDLRGHGESSMNWRSHDGGDAISRTDVAGDLLALIRHLGGPAVIIGHSLSGGAATIAAAQAPELVSGIIELNPFTKTQKFAAGAVFTISRYRKGMTHLMAAMIFKSLGQWMSYLNVAYPVKPADYDQYMAELSAKLREPGRFAEFLKTGKSTPADAEAQLPNIGSPALIIMGTEDPDFANPQAEGDAIVALMPAGMGRVELSEGSGHYPHADSSDRVAELALSFLEEHARA, encoded by the coding sequence ATGACCGAGTACCTGACCATCGACGGTGGACAGATCGCCTACGACGTGGACGGGGCAGGGCCACTGGTCGTGCTCTCGCACGGCATCGGTGACCGTCGGCAGGCCTACCGGTTCCTCGCACCGAAGCTGGTCGCGGCGGGATATCGGGTGGCAGCAGTTGATCTGCGCGGACATGGGGAGTCCAGCATGAACTGGAGGTCTCATGACGGGGGTGACGCGATCTCTCGCACCGACGTCGCGGGTGACCTGCTCGCCCTGATACGTCATCTCGGCGGTCCCGCCGTCATCATCGGCCACTCCCTCTCCGGCGGCGCAGCAACCATCGCCGCGGCCCAAGCGCCCGAACTCGTCAGCGGGATCATCGAACTCAACCCGTTCACCAAGACCCAGAAGTTCGCCGCGGGCGCCGTATTCACCATCTCGCGCTACCGCAAGGGCATGACGCACCTGATGGCGGCGATGATCTTCAAGAGCCTCGGCCAGTGGATGAGCTACCTGAATGTCGCCTATCCGGTCAAGCCCGCCGACTACGACCAGTACATGGCCGAGCTATCGGCGAAGCTGCGCGAACCCGGGCGGTTCGCCGAGTTCCTGAAAACCGGCAAGTCCACACCGGCCGACGCCGAAGCGCAGCTGCCGAACATCGGCAGCCCCGCGCTGATCATCATGGGCACCGAAGATCCCGACTTCGCCAACCCCCAGGCCGAAGGTGATGCCATCGTGGCGCTGATGCCCGCAGGCATGGGCCGGGTCGAGCTGTCCGAGGGGTCCGGGCACTACCCGCACGCGGATTCGTCCGACCGGGTCGCCGAGCTCGCCCTATCGTTCCTCGAGGAGCATGCCCGTGCCTAG
- a CDS encoding ATP dependent DNA ligase, protein MREGLGLEGIVCKRLDSAYLPGRLSPLWTKVKNVDDQEVVIIGWRPGAGRRAGRIGSLLMGIYDDAGKLTYIGNVGTGFTQAMLDDLKARLEPLQRETPTADTNVPDAIWVEPRVVGEVSFTEWTSDGRLRHPSWRGLRPDKEPRQAKSALSD, encoded by the coding sequence GTGCGCGAGGGGCTCGGCCTCGAAGGAATCGTCTGCAAGCGCCTCGACAGCGCCTACCTCCCCGGACGACTCAGCCCACTATGGACCAAGGTCAAAAACGTCGACGATCAAGAAGTCGTCATCATCGGCTGGCGGCCTGGCGCCGGCCGCCGAGCAGGACGAATTGGATCATTGCTCATGGGCATCTATGACGACGCCGGAAAACTGACCTATATCGGCAACGTCGGCACTGGATTCACCCAAGCGATGCTCGACGACCTGAAGGCGAGACTCGAACCTCTGCAGCGCGAAACGCCGACCGCCGACACCAACGTTCCTGATGCCATCTGGGTCGAGCCCCGAGTCGTCGGCGAGGTCTCATTCACCGAATGGACCAGCGACGGCCGGCTTCGACACCCATCCTGGCGCGGGCTCCGTCCCGACAAGGAACCGCGACAAGCGAAATCTGCGTTATCGGATTGA
- the helR gene encoding RNA polymerase recycling motor ATPase HelR — protein MSTQGYEDELRSERSYVAGLYTRLDAERPRVEGRYNAALRGNGGSPMERDVEVRALAKEVKRLDVADSGLCFGRLDTLSGEHSYIGRIGLFDEENEYEPLLLDWRAPAARAFYVATAATPENMRRRRQFHTRGRHVVDFTDEVLGRPDGGERGDAALLSAVNAPRGDGMHDIVATIQAEQDEIIRFDHPGVLVIEGGPGTGKTVVALHRVAYLLYTQRERMERQGVLVVGPNPAFLNHIAHVLPSLGETNVVFTTTGGLVPGLRVTAEDTPEAARLKGSLKILDVLAAAVADRQRLPEHPLPIELSDVTVRIDAETAEWAREEARASGLPHNEARAVFREIVTWVLTERAIARIGRGWLTQTDREAWEQLREDLLEELADHDTFTAALDEFWPILTPETTLAQLYTSPERLRAAGADQALLRADGDAWTVSDVPLLDELVDLLGRDKLADQAAERERKAEAEYAAGVLDIMISREDLMDDEDHLLAQDMLYAEDLAGRFLERDTRELAERAAADRDWTYRHVVVDEAQELSEMDWRVLMRRCPGRSFTVVGDLAQRRSAAGAASWDTMLEPYVPRRWVYRPLSVNYRTPAEIMNVAAALLAEFAPEVRPPESVRACGVQPWSRQVSEDELSTAIEEFVQDEAGCEGTSVVIGPPGVPGAVVASATKGLEFDAVLVVEPERILADGPRGAAELYVALTRATQRLGVLHRGPLPHALTGLSETGTPTQAGNQRLA, from the coding sequence GTGTCAACTCAGGGGTACGAAGACGAATTGCGGTCCGAGCGCAGCTACGTGGCCGGGCTCTACACGCGGCTCGACGCCGAGCGACCGCGAGTGGAGGGTAGATACAACGCGGCGTTGCGGGGAAACGGCGGGTCACCCATGGAACGGGATGTCGAGGTACGCGCGCTGGCCAAAGAGGTGAAACGGCTGGATGTGGCCGACAGCGGGCTGTGTTTCGGACGGCTGGACACCCTTTCGGGCGAACATTCCTACATCGGCCGGATCGGCCTCTTCGACGAGGAGAACGAGTACGAACCGCTGTTGCTCGATTGGCGGGCACCGGCGGCGCGCGCGTTCTACGTCGCCACCGCCGCGACACCGGAGAATATGCGTCGGCGCCGCCAGTTCCACACACGCGGGCGACACGTGGTCGATTTCACCGACGAGGTACTCGGCCGCCCCGATGGTGGCGAGCGAGGGGACGCGGCCCTGCTCTCGGCGGTCAACGCCCCGCGCGGTGACGGGATGCACGACATCGTCGCGACGATCCAGGCCGAACAGGACGAGATAATCCGGTTCGATCACCCAGGGGTGCTGGTGATCGAGGGGGGCCCGGGAACCGGGAAGACGGTGGTGGCGCTGCACCGCGTCGCATACCTGCTCTACACCCAGCGGGAGCGGATGGAACGCCAGGGTGTGCTGGTGGTCGGGCCCAACCCGGCGTTCCTGAACCACATCGCCCACGTGCTGCCGTCGCTGGGCGAGACCAACGTGGTGTTCACGACCACCGGTGGCCTCGTGCCCGGGCTGCGCGTCACCGCCGAGGACACCCCGGAAGCCGCACGGCTCAAGGGTTCGCTGAAGATCCTGGATGTGCTCGCGGCGGCGGTCGCCGACCGGCAGCGGCTGCCGGAGCATCCGCTGCCGATCGAACTGTCGGACGTCACGGTCCGGATCGACGCCGAGACCGCGGAGTGGGCCAGGGAGGAGGCGCGCGCAAGCGGGCTGCCGCACAACGAAGCCCGCGCGGTGTTCCGCGAGATCGTCACATGGGTGCTCACCGAACGGGCGATAGCCCGCATCGGCCGGGGCTGGCTGACGCAGACGGACCGCGAAGCATGGGAGCAGCTGCGGGAGGACCTGCTCGAGGAGCTCGCGGACCACGACACGTTCACCGCCGCGCTCGACGAATTCTGGCCGATCCTGACGCCGGAAACAACACTGGCACAGCTGTACACGTCCCCCGAACGCTTGCGTGCGGCGGGCGCCGACCAGGCACTGTTGCGCGCCGATGGCGACGCCTGGACGGTGTCGGACGTGCCGCTGCTCGACGAACTGGTCGACCTGCTCGGCCGCGACAAGCTGGCCGATCAGGCCGCCGAGCGGGAACGGAAAGCCGAGGCCGAGTACGCCGCCGGCGTGCTGGACATCATGATCAGCCGCGAGGACCTGATGGACGACGAGGACCACCTGCTGGCCCAGGACATGCTCTACGCCGAAGACCTGGCGGGCCGCTTCCTCGAGCGCGACACCCGGGAACTCGCCGAACGCGCTGCCGCGGACCGGGACTGGACCTACCGGCACGTCGTGGTCGACGAGGCCCAAGAACTGTCCGAAATGGACTGGCGGGTGCTGATGCGGCGCTGCCCGGGCCGATCCTTCACAGTGGTCGGAGATCTCGCCCAACGCCGGTCGGCGGCCGGAGCGGCATCGTGGGACACGATGCTGGAGCCGTACGTGCCCCGCCGCTGGGTCTACCGGCCGCTGTCGGTGAACTACCGCACCCCGGCGGAGATCATGAACGTCGCCGCCGCGCTGCTCGCCGAGTTCGCACCGGAGGTCCGGCCACCGGAGTCGGTCCGCGCGTGCGGCGTCCAGCCCTGGTCCAGGCAGGTCAGCGAGGACGAACTGTCCACAGCCATCGAGGAATTCGTACAGGACGAAGCCGGTTGTGAAGGAACCAGCGTCGTGATCGGGCCACCAGGTGTGCCGGGCGCGGTGGTGGCCTCGGCGACGAAGGGCCTGGAGTTCGACGCCGTTCTGGTCGTGGAGCCAGAACGGATCCTCGCCGACGGCCCACGCGGTGCGGCCGAGCTCTATGTCGCTCTCACCCGCGCCACCCAACGCCTCGGCGTCCTACACCGGGGCCCATTGCCGCATGCCCTGACCGGACTCTCCGAAACCGGGACACCCACCCAGGCCGGGAATCAACGGTTGGCGTAG
- a CDS encoding glycosyltransferase, which produces MRVVLVTYGSRGDVEPMTGLARQLQALGAEVRVCAPPDFAELLGGVGVPLTPVGWPIRALATRAVTGKAPKTLPEIAAELTAMAYEAVAAVAVGCDAVVATGSLPAVAGAQAAAEKLGIPYVFTSFSPCYLPSPHHRPVAWPGQVLPADETDNRVLWDANAEHLNTLFGETINTHRVSIGLPRTDNIRDHVHTALLFLAADPVLGPWPQPADLDVAQTGAWIRPDERPLSAGLEAYLDAGPPPVYVGFGSMPLREAEEVTQAVIEAVRGQGRRVLLGSGWADLALIDDRDDCFVVGEVNQQALFRRVAAAVHHGGAGTTTTAARAGAPQVIVPQVADQPYWASRVAELGIGTGHDGPTPTAESLSSALEIALTPETGARAAAVAATVRTDGAERAANLLLGMIGRSGSAVSAG; this is translated from the coding sequence ATGCGCGTTGTGTTGGTGACCTACGGGTCGCGCGGGGACGTCGAGCCGATGACGGGGCTGGCGCGGCAACTGCAAGCTCTCGGCGCCGAGGTGCGGGTGTGCGCGCCACCGGACTTCGCGGAACTACTGGGCGGCGTCGGCGTTCCGCTGACGCCCGTCGGTTGGCCGATACGCGCGCTGGCGACGCGGGCGGTCACCGGCAAAGCACCGAAGACCCTTCCCGAGATCGCAGCCGAGCTGACCGCCATGGCCTACGAGGCGGTCGCCGCAGTGGCCGTTGGCTGTGACGCGGTGGTGGCCACCGGCTCGCTTCCGGCCGTGGCCGGTGCGCAGGCGGCGGCCGAGAAGCTGGGCATCCCCTATGTGTTCACGTCCTTCTCCCCGTGCTACCTGCCGTCGCCGCACCACCGGCCGGTCGCCTGGCCGGGCCAGGTTCTTCCCGCGGACGAGACCGACAACCGGGTGCTGTGGGACGCCAACGCCGAGCACCTGAACACGCTGTTCGGCGAGACGATCAACACCCATCGGGTTTCGATCGGCCTGCCTCGGACCGACAACATCCGCGACCACGTCCACACCGCCCTCCTGTTCCTGGCGGCGGACCCGGTCCTGGGACCGTGGCCGCAGCCCGCGGACCTCGACGTGGCGCAGACCGGCGCGTGGATCCGGCCGGACGAGCGCCCGCTCTCGGCCGGTCTGGAGGCGTACCTGGACGCCGGCCCCCCGCCCGTGTACGTGGGCTTCGGCAGCATGCCCCTGCGCGAGGCGGAGGAGGTCACCCAGGCGGTCATCGAGGCGGTCCGCGGACAGGGCCGCCGCGTCCTGCTCGGGAGCGGCTGGGCCGACCTTGCCCTGATCGACGACCGGGACGACTGCTTCGTCGTCGGCGAGGTCAACCAGCAGGCACTGTTCCGCCGGGTGGCCGCCGCCGTGCACCACGGCGGTGCGGGCACGACCACGACGGCCGCCCGGGCCGGCGCGCCCCAGGTGATCGTGCCGCAGGTGGCGGACCAGCCCTACTGGGCCAGCCGAGTAGCCGAGCTGGGAATCGGCACTGGACACGACGGTCCGACGCCGACCGCCGAGTCCCTGTCGTCCGCACTCGAGATCGCCCTGACCCCCGAGACCGGCGCCCGCGCGGCCGCCGTGGCCGCGACGGTCCGCACCGACGGGGCGGAGCGGGCCGCGAATCTTCTGCTCGGCATGATCGGCCGGAGCGGGTCCGCGGTGTCCGCGGGCTGA
- a CDS encoding class I SAM-dependent DNA methyltransferase has product MTESSVLHNTRTAYDAVASLYAELFSNVLETLPLERALLAAFAELVQAHNAGPVADIGCGPGHVTAHLNALGPTTFGIDLSSEMVALARRGHPELRFDEGSMTALELPDGVLGGILAFYSTIHTPPQQLPVVFTEFQRVLAPGGHLLLGFFAGDDPLPQEFDHKVTLAYRWSPDSLAELLRQAGFVEVARMLREPHENERQFQQAQLLVRKPQKH; this is encoded by the coding sequence GTGACCGAATCCTCCGTCTTGCACAACACCAGGACTGCCTACGACGCCGTTGCCTCCCTCTACGCCGAGCTTTTCAGTAACGTGCTCGAGACCTTACCGCTGGAACGTGCGCTGCTGGCCGCGTTCGCCGAACTCGTGCAGGCCCACAATGCCGGACCGGTCGCCGACATCGGATGTGGCCCCGGCCACGTGACCGCACACTTGAACGCGCTCGGGCCGACCACCTTCGGCATCGATCTGTCCTCCGAGATGGTCGCCCTGGCCCGCCGAGGCCATCCGGAACTGCGGTTCGACGAGGGGTCAATGACCGCCCTGGAACTCCCCGACGGAGTTCTCGGCGGCATTCTCGCGTTCTACTCCACCATCCACACACCACCGCAGCAACTGCCAGTCGTGTTCACCGAGTTCCAGCGAGTGCTGGCGCCGGGCGGCCACCTGCTGCTCGGATTCTTCGCCGGCGACGACCCGCTGCCGCAGGAATTCGACCACAAAGTCACGCTCGCCTATCGATGGTCGCCAGACAGTCTCGCGGAACTGTTGCGCCAGGCCGGGTTCGTCGAGGTCGCCCGGATGCTGCGCGAGCCTCACGAAAACGAGCGGCAGTTCCAACAGGCCCAACTGCTGGTTCGCAAGCCCCAGAAGCACTGA
- a CDS encoding TetR/AcrR family transcriptional regulator, producing the protein MPRVGLSTTDVVRAGAELADDLGYGNLAMGLLAERLGVRTPSLYKHVANLADLQRGIAVLAVTELDREIRDAMHGLSGAHALAAFARAFRAYVVAHPGRYSATIGAEFTGPDDPLLELSTRLLDSMTAVLRGYNIPDDEMDHALRSLRSTFHGFASLQASNGFQWTGDPDVSFDWMIDFVDRGLRASRDS; encoded by the coding sequence GTGCCTAGAGTCGGACTCAGCACGACTGACGTCGTTCGGGCGGGCGCCGAGCTCGCCGACGACCTCGGCTACGGCAATCTGGCCATGGGATTGCTGGCCGAAAGGCTCGGCGTCCGAACCCCTTCCCTCTATAAGCATGTTGCGAACCTGGCCGACCTACAGCGGGGCATCGCGGTGCTGGCCGTGACCGAGCTCGACCGCGAGATCCGTGACGCCATGCACGGACTATCCGGCGCGCACGCTCTGGCGGCCTTCGCGCGCGCTTTCCGCGCCTACGTGGTCGCGCATCCCGGCCGGTACTCCGCTACCATCGGCGCCGAATTCACCGGCCCCGACGATCCGCTACTGGAGCTCAGTACCCGGCTGTTGGATTCGATGACGGCAGTACTACGCGGCTACAACATCCCCGATGACGAAATGGATCACGCGCTGCGCAGTCTGCGCAGCACATTCCACGGGTTCGCATCCCTGCAAGCATCCAACGGGTTCCAATGGACCGGCGACCCGGACGTCAGCTTCGACTGGATGATCGACTTCGTCGACCGCGGACTTCGGGCCTCCCGCGATTCGTAA
- a CDS encoding putative immunity protein: MPILPKERDPRLITIRRGGTLTDEHHRLLADWALLCAEHVLHLFEHHQPGDSRPRDAMDIGRAWIRGEVRMGDAHRAAFQANAAARGMPDPAKFAALSAGQAVAVAHVAAHELGAAAYAIRAAGACVAADDAAQAQAKEREWQRLHLPAAIHELVLDDQQRRSAICWHVFD, encoded by the coding sequence GTGCCGATTCTTCCGAAAGAGCGTGATCCTCGGCTGATCACCATCCGTCGCGGGGGCACTCTGACGGATGAGCACCACCGACTGTTGGCTGACTGGGCCCTCTTGTGCGCCGAGCACGTGCTGCATCTGTTCGAGCATCATCAACCAGGTGACAGCCGGCCCCGCGACGCTATGGATATCGGTCGAGCCTGGATCCGCGGTGAGGTGCGTATGGGTGACGCACACCGAGCCGCTTTCCAGGCGAATGCCGCGGCGCGCGGGATGCCCGATCCAGCGAAGTTCGCCGCACTGTCGGCGGGCCAGGCGGTTGCGGTGGCTCACGTCGCCGCCCATGAGCTGGGCGCTGCGGCGTACGCCATCAGGGCAGCCGGCGCATGCGTCGCAGCCGACGACGCTGCGCAAGCTCAGGCCAAGGAACGGGAGTGGCAGCGGCTGCACCTCCCTGCCGCTATCCATGAACTCGTTCTCGACGATCAACAACGTCGGAGCGCCATCTGCTGGCACGTCTTCGACTGA
- a CDS encoding low temperature requirement protein A, whose protein sequence is MDALVEWVAAGVGAQDRYADVGHGVPVAEEGPRAVVEECVEGEVVTIVGGVVDLALPDTRLLWWAAAALLETAGTWTAHLVPGRSLDSEQLAFDADHMLERMGLFFIITLGQVVLVTGTAIDEAHDTGVMIVRADGGDQPVGAAVQRISAHRRRIRRS, encoded by the coding sequence GTGGATGCCCTTGTTGAGTGGGTCGCGGCCGGCGTTGGTGCGCAGGACCGATACGCAGATGTCGGCCATGGTGTGCCAGTCGCTGAAGAAGGTCCGCGCGCGGTGGTCGAGGAATGTGTAGAGGGCGAGGTTGTCACGATTGTCGGGGGTGTCGTAGACCTCGCTCTACCCGACACGCGGCTGCTGTGGTGGGCCGCCGCCGCGCTGCTCGAGACCGCCGGAACATGGACGGCGCACCTGGTACCCGGGCGCTCGCTGGATTCGGAGCAGTTGGCGTTCGACGCCGATCACATGCTCGAACGCATGGGGTTGTTCTTCATCATCACCCTCGGCCAGGTCGTGCTGGTGACCGGCACCGCCATCGACGAGGCCCACGACACCGGCGTCATGATCGTCCGCGCTGATGGTGGCGACCAGCCTGTGGGCGCTGCAGTTCAGCGGATCTCAGCGCATCGCCGTCGAATACGCCGCTCGTAG
- a CDS encoding site-specific integrase: MDNRSSVVAVPESVRTELRRGVRSVLVDAAALRLVRDRFDDDQAGSLRRYLEASQSANTLRAYRTDWVAWSAWCTTEGRQALPADALDVAVYLAAAADARRATGGWAFSPATLERKSAAIAAVHAANGLPSPTRSDVVRLTLRGVRRTRRTQPARKRPVLLHTLDQLLAGLPEPGWPTEPARRRDSLALLIGFAGALRRSELAGLRIGDVSVTLDHSTDEPVLLIRLPATKTDPTGAAEQRVALPRGRRPATCPVCTLADWLRLRETHSTAGTLGVRAWLADLPAIDPGIHRCHGYTGTALADGDLPLFPTITRHGAISDRPMSGRAVAELVKRYAARAGFDPDLFSGHSLRAGFATQAALGGASDREIMRQGRWSNPRTVHGYIRTANPLEDNAVTKLGL; encoded by the coding sequence ATGGACAATCGATCCAGTGTCGTCGCAGTCCCGGAGTCGGTGCGCACGGAATTGCGCCGTGGCGTGCGCAGCGTGCTGGTGGATGCCGCGGCGCTGCGCCTGGTACGTGATCGCTTCGACGACGATCAGGCAGGCTCGCTGCGCCGGTATCTCGAGGCCTCGCAATCGGCGAATACTTTGCGCGCTTACCGCACCGACTGGGTCGCCTGGTCGGCGTGGTGTACGACCGAGGGCAGGCAGGCACTGCCCGCCGATGCCCTCGACGTCGCCGTCTATCTGGCCGCAGCCGCCGACGCGCGCCGCGCCACCGGCGGATGGGCATTCAGCCCGGCGACTTTGGAACGCAAGTCGGCCGCCATCGCCGCGGTGCATGCCGCGAACGGGCTGCCGTCACCGACGCGTTCGGACGTCGTGCGCCTCACTCTGCGTGGTGTCCGCCGCACTCGCCGCACCCAGCCCGCACGCAAACGCCCCGTCCTCCTGCACACCCTCGACCAACTCCTGGCTGGACTTCCCGAACCGGGCTGGCCCACCGAACCTGCCCGCCGCCGGGATTCGCTCGCGCTGCTCATCGGTTTCGCCGGGGCGTTGCGCCGCAGCGAACTCGCCGGCCTGCGCATCGGCGACGTCTCGGTGACCCTCGATCACAGCACTGACGAGCCGGTCCTCCTGATCCGGCTGCCCGCCACCAAGACAGACCCTACCGGCGCCGCCGAACAACGCGTAGCACTCCCGCGCGGCCGCCGCCCCGCCACCTGCCCGGTCTGCACCCTGGCCGACTGGCTGCGTCTACGCGAAACCCATTCCACTGCAGGCACTCTCGGTGTACGCGCTTGGCTGGCCGACCTGCCCGCCATCGACCCCGGCATCCACCGCTGCCACGGCTACACCGGCACAGCCCTCGCCGACGGGGACCTTCCCCTCTTCCCCACCATCACCCGGCACGGCGCCATCTCCGACCGTCCGATGTCCGGCCGCGCCGTCGCCGAACTGGTCAAGCGGTATGCCGCCCGAGCCGGGTTCGACCCCGACCTCTTCTCCGGCCATTCACTGCGCGCGGGCTTCGCGACGCAGGCCGCGCTGGGCGGCGCCAGCGATCGGGAGATCATGCGCCAAGGCCGCTGGTCCAACCCGCGCACCGTCCACGGCTACATCCGCACCGCGAACCCTCTCGAAGACAACGCGGTGACCAAACTCGGGCTGTGA
- a CDS encoding alpha/beta fold hydrolase, giving the protein MSDNSAERPGWLSEELYPFADHYADIDGARVHYVDEGTGPLLLLLHGNPTWSFLYRDIITGLRDRFRCIAPDYPGFGLSTAHPGYGYTPAEHADVIEGLLLHLDLTEVTLMVQDWGGPIGFAVAARHPDRFAAFVIGNTWAWPKSDLPTQFVARTIGGPIGGYLIRQHNFFVERIIPSGVKRKQLPDAVMAAYRGPFPTPQSRHPMHVFPREILASKQFLADIAAALPGLADRPALIVWADQDVAFRDAERRRWEATFPNHRTVILNGAGHYLQEDAAADVAAAILEWQTAPEAR; this is encoded by the coding sequence GTGAGTGACAACAGCGCGGAAAGGCCGGGGTGGCTGTCGGAGGAGCTGTACCCGTTCGCCGATCACTACGCCGACATCGATGGCGCGAGAGTGCATTACGTGGACGAGGGCACCGGCCCGCTGCTGCTGTTGCTGCACGGCAACCCGACCTGGTCGTTCCTGTACCGCGACATCATCACGGGGCTGCGGGACCGGTTTCGCTGCATCGCACCGGACTACCCAGGCTTCGGGCTGTCTACGGCGCACCCCGGTTACGGCTACACCCCTGCTGAGCACGCCGACGTAATCGAGGGGCTGCTACTGCACCTGGACCTCACCGAGGTGACGCTGATGGTGCAGGACTGGGGCGGTCCGATCGGCTTCGCCGTTGCCGCCCGTCACCCAGACCGATTCGCGGCCTTCGTCATCGGCAACACCTGGGCGTGGCCGAAATCCGATCTGCCTACCCAGTTCGTCGCCCGGACAATTGGCGGTCCGATCGGCGGCTACCTGATCCGGCAGCACAATTTCTTCGTCGAACGCATCATTCCCAGTGGAGTCAAACGCAAGCAACTCCCCGACGCGGTGATGGCCGCTTACCGCGGCCCGTTCCCCACCCCGCAGTCACGGCATCCTATGCACGTGTTTCCCCGTGAAATCCTCGCTAGCAAGCAGTTTCTCGCCGATATCGCGGCGGCGTTGCCCGGTCTCGCGGACCGGCCGGCGCTGATTGTGTGGGCCGACCAGGATGTGGCCTTCCGCGACGCCGAACGCCGCCGATGGGAGGCGACCTTCCCCAACCACAGGACCGTCATCCTCAACGGTGCGGGCCACTACCTCCAGGAGGACGCAGCCGCTGATGTCGCCGCCGCGATCCTCGAGTGGCAAACCGCACCAGAGGCCCGATAG